A stretch of the Nitratifractor salsuginis DSM 16511 genome encodes the following:
- the rmuC gene encoding DNA recombination protein RmuC: protein MELHIDPEQLRNLLWLLGGFVGGVLLTTLWAWRLASLRRRRWEEERQTFEERLAESEIREVQQQERLSRLEQERIRLLTELKRIPELRGELEEAQRRLDLGAEERSELEREAERLQTRLEEQERHYRQLTEELKEARETQRKEFERLASQIMERNALRFKAVSQEGVAQILKPLQQQVESFRKRIDEVHGEESRELASLLGEIRTLRELNQRIGKEAENLTRALKGESKTQGIWGEMVLERILEASGLRRGEEFEREVSLQDGQNRRFRPDVIVHLPGGRDIVIDAKTSLRAYERYVNAESEEERHLHARAHLSAVKEHIAALAEKNYAGLEGIETLDFIFMFLPIEGALSLALQEDPGLYERALERKIVLVSPTTLLVALRAVESSWKRERQNRNAREIARRAGALYDKFALFATDLEKLGRQIETTQGTYRTLWNRLGQGKGNILRQIEGLRELGASTSKELPPKLREELEEEPQS from the coding sequence ATGGAACTTCACATCGATCCGGAACAATTGCGAAATCTTCTCTGGCTTCTTGGCGGTTTCGTCGGGGGAGTCCTGCTTACCACACTCTGGGCCTGGCGCCTGGCTTCCCTGCGTCGCCGCCGCTGGGAGGAGGAGCGCCAAACCTTTGAGGAGCGTCTGGCGGAGTCGGAGATCCGGGAGGTGCAGCAGCAGGAGCGCCTGAGCCGACTGGAGCAGGAGCGTATCCGCCTCCTGACGGAGCTGAAGCGGATTCCCGAGCTCAGGGGCGAGCTCGAGGAAGCGCAGCGCCGGCTCGATCTTGGGGCAGAGGAGCGCTCGGAGCTGGAGCGGGAGGCAGAACGCCTGCAGACCCGTCTCGAGGAGCAGGAGCGCCACTACCGGCAGCTCACCGAAGAGCTCAAAGAAGCCCGTGAGACCCAGCGCAAAGAGTTCGAGCGCCTGGCGTCGCAGATTATGGAGCGCAACGCCCTGCGTTTCAAGGCAGTTTCCCAGGAGGGCGTAGCCCAGATCCTCAAGCCTCTGCAGCAGCAGGTGGAGAGCTTTCGCAAGCGGATCGACGAAGTCCATGGAGAGGAGAGCCGGGAGCTGGCGAGTCTGCTGGGAGAGATCCGCACCCTGCGGGAGCTCAATCAGCGCATCGGCAAGGAGGCGGAGAATCTGACCCGGGCGCTCAAAGGAGAGAGCAAGACTCAGGGGATCTGGGGGGAGATGGTGCTGGAGCGGATCCTGGAGGCTTCGGGCCTGCGCCGGGGCGAAGAGTTCGAGCGGGAAGTGAGCCTGCAGGATGGGCAAAACCGCCGCTTCCGCCCTGATGTGATCGTGCATCTGCCAGGCGGGCGGGATATCGTCATCGACGCCAAAACTTCCCTGCGGGCCTACGAACGCTATGTGAACGCCGAGAGCGAGGAGGAGCGCCACCTCCACGCTCGGGCCCATCTGAGCGCGGTCAAAGAGCACATCGCTGCCCTGGCGGAGAAGAACTATGCCGGATTGGAGGGGATCGAGACGCTGGATTTTATCTTTATGTTCCTCCCTATCGAGGGGGCTTTGAGCCTGGCGCTGCAGGAGGATCCGGGGCTTTATGAGCGGGCGCTGGAGCGTAAGATCGTGCTGGTGAGTCCCACGACGCTGCTGGTGGCCCTGCGGGCGGTGGAGAGCAGTTGGAAGCGGGAGCGCCAGAACCGCAACGCGAGGGAGATCGCCCGCCGCGCCGGTGCGCTTTACGACAAGTTTGCCCTCTTTGCCACCGATCTGGAGAAGCTGGGGCGACAGATCGAAACGACCCAGGGCACCTACCGGACCCTCTGGAACCGCCTGGGGCAGGGCAAAGGCAATATCCTCCGCCAGATCGAGGGGCTGCGGGAGTTGGGCGCCTCCACGAGCAAAGAGTTGCCGCCAAAGCTCAGGGAGGAATTGGAAGAGGAGCCTCAAAGCTGA
- a CDS encoding winged helix-turn-helix transcriptional regulator, which translates to MEQQKEFICPFEYALEILSGKWKGLVLFYLGRRGTLRYSQLRRELKGITQKMLTQTLRRLEEEGLIHREVYPVVPPKVEYSLTPKGQSLLPILDALQKWGDEQLRDKAESDL; encoded by the coding sequence ATGGAACAGCAAAAAGAGTTTATCTGCCCCTTTGAATACGCTCTGGAGATCCTCAGCGGCAAGTGGAAAGGTTTGGTGCTCTTCTATCTGGGGCGCCGCGGCACCCTACGCTACTCCCAACTCCGGCGGGAGCTCAAAGGCATCACCCAAAAGATGCTCACCCAGACCCTCCGCCGCCTCGAAGAGGAGGGACTGATCCACCGCGAAGTCTACCCCGTCGTCCCACCGAAAGTGGAATACTCCCTCACCCCAAAGGGCCAAAGCCTGTTGCCGATCCTCGATGCATTGCAAAAATGGGGTGATGAGCAGTTACGGGATAAAGCAGAAAGCGATCTTTGA
- a CDS encoding cysteine hydrolase family protein → MNEIDAMLIVDMQKDYYPGGRCELSGILTAHANTLRLIRQAEVRGIERIYVRHIADEEAAFFAQGSEGSELHEELPRQEKERIVIKAHPNSFRDTELDAYLKERGHRRLLICGAMTHMCIDTTVRAGYDLGYAITLAHNACATRNLYFGGERIPAQTVHNSFVAAMDGKFCRAESTERLIGI, encoded by the coding sequence ATGAACGAGATCGATGCGATGCTGATCGTCGATATGCAAAAAGATTACTATCCCGGTGGCCGCTGTGAACTTAGCGGGATTCTCACGGCCCACGCCAATACCTTGCGCCTGATCCGCCAAGCCGAAGTACGCGGGATCGAGCGGATCTATGTGCGGCATATCGCCGATGAAGAGGCCGCTTTTTTCGCCCAGGGGAGTGAAGGGTCAGAACTCCACGAGGAGCTGCCTCGGCAAGAGAAGGAGCGGATCGTCATCAAAGCCCACCCCAACAGTTTCCGGGATACGGAGCTGGATGCCTATCTCAAAGAGCGCGGCCATCGCCGTTTGCTCATCTGTGGCGCGATGACCCATATGTGCATCGATACCACCGTACGAGCGGGGTATGACCTGGGGTACGCGATCACTCTGGCCCATAACGCCTGTGCGACCAGGAATCTCTATTTCGGGGGAGAGAGGATACCCGCCCAAACGGTTCACAACAGTTTTGTCGCGGCAATGGACGGGAAATTCTGCCGGGCCGAATCGACGGAACGGTTGATCGGCATTTAG
- a CDS encoding type II toxin-antitoxin system VapC family toxin, with translation MANNIYFDTNIFLDLLDSTRPFAKASATLFRELLEEGKTVYINSDTVTTAFYVMSRARRYPPEELCKFFQKLVSLFVIVPVENSEAMDAFSLCADPNNPYEDYEDTLQYICAKKIGAEFIVTNDQSFVELDIEVRSVL, from the coding sequence ATGGCAAATAATATCTATTTCGATACCAATATCTTTCTCGATCTTCTCGACAGTACACGTCCTTTTGCCAAGGCGTCGGCAACGCTCTTTAGAGAACTTTTGGAAGAGGGGAAAACCGTCTACATCAACTCTGATACCGTGACGACAGCATTCTATGTGATGAGTCGGGCAAGACGATACCCACCGGAGGAGCTCTGTAAATTTTTTCAGAAACTCGTCTCTCTTTTCGTGATCGTGCCTGTTGAGAATAGTGAAGCAATGGATGCGTTCTCACTCTGTGCAGATCCAAACAATCCCTATGAGGATTATGAGGATACTTTGCAGTATATCTGCGCCAAAAAGATCGGTGCGGAATTTATCGTCACTAACGATCAATCATTCGTGGAGTTGGATATAGAGGTTCGAAGTGTGCTGTAG
- a CDS encoding TIGR01458 family HAD-type hydrolase: MKNVKGILMDIGGVLYVGETPVAGAVEAVAKLRERYALCFVTNTTRRSPESVRQKLLKMGFAITPEQLFTALAAARRIVEEAEGRAVTILTEEAERYFGELCSIDTVSHFVVVGDAGENFTFARMNRGFRALIRGARLIAAARNRYFKDADGELSLDAGGFVKALEYAAGTEATVVGKPSWEFFHQALKSMGVRPEEAIMVGDDIESDIAGAQAAGIRAVMVRTGKFRPADLEGAIFPDAVIDSVAELPELLE; encoded by the coding sequence GTGAAGAACGTCAAAGGGATTCTGATGGATATCGGCGGGGTGCTCTATGTGGGCGAGACCCCGGTGGCTGGAGCAGTGGAGGCGGTAGCCAAGCTCCGGGAACGCTATGCCCTGTGCTTCGTGACCAATACGACCCGGCGTTCCCCCGAAAGCGTGCGGCAGAAGCTTTTGAAGATGGGCTTTGCCATCACACCCGAGCAGCTTTTTACGGCTCTGGCGGCGGCTCGGCGCATCGTCGAAGAGGCGGAGGGAAGGGCCGTGACGATCCTCACCGAAGAGGCGGAGAGGTACTTCGGCGAACTGTGCAGTATCGATACGGTTTCCCACTTTGTCGTGGTGGGGGATGCGGGAGAGAATTTTACCTTTGCGCGGATGAACCGGGGCTTCCGCGCCCTGATCCGCGGCGCCCGGCTCATCGCCGCGGCCCGGAACCGCTATTTCAAGGATGCTGACGGTGAACTTTCGCTGGACGCCGGAGGTTTCGTCAAAGCCCTGGAGTATGCGGCGGGGACGGAGGCGACGGTGGTGGGTAAACCGAGCTGGGAGTTTTTCCATCAGGCGCTGAAGTCGATGGGTGTGCGCCCCGAAGAGGCGATCATGGTAGGTGACGACATTGAGAGCGATATCGCCGGAGCCCAGGCGGCCGGCATCCGCGCGGTGATGGTACGCACGGGCAAATTCCGCCCTGCCGACCTGGAGGGGGCGATCTTCCCCGACGCGGTTATCGACTCGGTGGCTGAGCTGCCGGAGCTGCTCGAATAG
- the fabD gene encoding ACP S-malonyltransferase, protein MSVKCAFLFPGQGSQAVGMGKDFYDNSESVRDLFDAASKRTGIDFAELLFTENDRLEQTEFTQPAILLVSAAAHKLFENEMPIKPVFALGHSLGEFSALAGVGALDTVDAVELVNLRGRLMADACADQDVGMLVSLGLDDETVERLCEEQRAQGRQVWPVNYNAEGQIVIAGIKEDLKALEPILKEAGARRAMLLNMSVASHCPLLQSAVEPLAEALENTLRDEFVAPVVSNVTAEKYSDKATALELLPKQLVSPVLYKQSIARHDDEVDCYIEFGHGAVLKGLNRRATKKPHFNVSDMASLEATLQAIGEMQ, encoded by the coding sequence ATGTCAGTCAAATGCGCCTTCCTCTTCCCCGGCCAGGGGTCCCAGGCTGTGGGAATGGGGAAAGATTTCTACGATAACAGCGAAAGTGTGCGGGATCTTTTCGATGCCGCTTCCAAGCGGACCGGGATCGATTTCGCCGAGCTGCTCTTTACCGAGAATGACCGCCTGGAGCAAACGGAGTTCACCCAGCCGGCGATCCTGCTGGTGAGTGCGGCCGCCCACAAGCTCTTCGAGAACGAAATGCCCATCAAACCGGTTTTCGCTCTGGGGCACTCCCTGGGCGAATTTTCGGCATTGGCGGGCGTAGGAGCTCTGGATACGGTGGACGCGGTAGAGCTGGTGAATCTGCGGGGACGCTTGATGGCCGATGCCTGCGCCGACCAGGATGTGGGGATGCTGGTGAGCCTGGGATTGGACGATGAGACCGTGGAGCGGCTCTGCGAAGAGCAGCGCGCCCAGGGGCGGCAGGTTTGGCCGGTCAACTACAATGCCGAAGGCCAGATCGTCATCGCCGGGATCAAAGAGGACCTCAAAGCTCTGGAACCGATCCTCAAGGAAGCCGGCGCGCGGCGTGCTATGCTGCTCAATATGTCCGTCGCCAGCCACTGCCCGCTGCTGCAAAGCGCCGTGGAACCCCTGGCCGAGGCGCTGGAGAATACCCTGCGTGACGAGTTCGTCGCCCCGGTAGTCTCCAACGTCACCGCCGAGAAATACAGTGACAAGGCCACGGCGCTGGAGCTGCTGCCCAAACAGTTGGTCTCTCCCGTGCTCTACAAGCAGTCCATCGCCAGGCACGACGATGAGGTCGATTGCTACATCGAGTTCGGCCATGGCGCCGTCCTCAAAGGGCTCAACCGCCGGGCGACCAAAAAGCCCCACTTCAATGTTTCGGATATGGCCTCGCTGGAAGCGACCCTCCAGGCGATCGGCGAAATGCAATGA
- a CDS encoding 5'-methylthioadenosine/adenosylhomocysteine nucleosidase gives MRIALMGAMPEEIEPLLEKIDDICLTEYGANRYYIGTYAGKEVVVAYSKIGKVFASLTAAMLLEKFGCDTLLFSGVAGAIREDLHIGDLIMAESLCQHDLDITAFGHPYGYVPEGKVYVPTDEKLRALARQVAREKGIELKEGIIATGDQFIADPERKAWIAETFNAAALEMEGAAVAVVCDALEVPFFVLRAISDSADMEAGFDFDAFLHKSARISADFILEMVRRLPDGDND, from the coding sequence ATGAGAATTGCATTGATGGGGGCGATGCCCGAGGAGATCGAGCCGCTGCTGGAGAAGATCGACGATATCTGCCTGACGGAGTACGGCGCCAACCGATACTACATCGGCACCTATGCCGGTAAAGAGGTGGTGGTGGCCTACTCCAAGATCGGAAAGGTCTTCGCCTCCCTGACCGCGGCGATGTTGTTGGAGAAGTTTGGCTGCGATACTTTGCTCTTTTCCGGAGTGGCGGGGGCGATCCGTGAGGATCTGCATATCGGCGACCTGATCATGGCCGAGAGCCTCTGCCAACACGACCTGGACATCACTGCCTTCGGCCACCCCTACGGCTATGTCCCCGAGGGCAAAGTCTATGTCCCCACCGACGAGAAGCTCCGCGCCCTGGCCCGTCAAGTCGCACGGGAAAAGGGGATCGAGCTCAAAGAGGGGATCATCGCCACCGGTGATCAATTCATCGCCGATCCCGAGCGCAAAGCCTGGATCGCCGAGACCTTCAACGCCGCGGCTCTGGAGATGGAGGGCGCGGCCGTCGCGGTGGTCTGCGATGCCCTGGAAGTCCCCTTTTTCGTTCTGCGTGCTATCAGCGACAGTGCCGATATGGAAGCGGGCTTCGATTTTGACGCCTTTTTGCACAAGTCGGCACGCATCAGCGCCGACTTCATTCTGGAGATGGTGCGCCGCCTCCCCGACGGGGATAACGACTGA
- a CDS encoding tRNA 2-thiocytidine(32) synthetase TtcA, producing the protein MEGQRPKRAKIGKRLLRIFGKTNAQYRLIGAGDRVLVGLSGGKDSLSLVHLLKNMQMHAPFDFEFHACTVSYGMPGEDYSALHEHCEAYGIPHTVYETDIYAISQETIREGSSFCSYFSRMRRGALYSFAEKGGYDKIALGHHFDDAVESFFMNMFYNGVMRSMAPIYKADRGFHVVRPLIEAREAQLRAFAEENGFATIGDEACPAMRIATKAPYARAATKEWLRQMEGEHDELFKRIKASFKHIHDDTFLDPTRWKREDITEQLSNRATE; encoded by the coding sequence ATGGAAGGGCAACGCCCCAAACGGGCGAAGATCGGCAAACGGCTGCTGAGGATCTTCGGCAAGACCAATGCCCAGTACCGTCTCATCGGGGCGGGAGACCGGGTGCTGGTGGGGCTCAGCGGGGGCAAAGACTCCCTGAGCCTGGTGCACCTGCTCAAAAATATGCAGATGCACGCTCCCTTTGATTTCGAATTCCACGCCTGCACTGTCAGCTATGGCATGCCGGGGGAGGACTACAGTGCCCTGCACGAGCACTGCGAAGCCTACGGCATCCCCCATACCGTCTACGAGACCGACATCTACGCCATCAGCCAGGAAACGATCCGGGAGGGGAGCTCCTTTTGCAGCTATTTCTCCCGGATGCGCCGCGGAGCCCTCTACAGTTTCGCCGAAAAAGGGGGCTACGACAAGATCGCCCTGGGACACCATTTCGACGATGCGGTAGAGAGCTTTTTTATGAATATGTTCTACAACGGCGTGATGCGCTCGATGGCCCCCATTTACAAAGCCGACCGGGGCTTTCACGTCGTGCGCCCCCTCATCGAGGCGCGGGAAGCCCAGCTGCGGGCTTTTGCCGAGGAGAACGGCTTCGCCACCATCGGCGACGAAGCCTGCCCTGCTATGCGCATCGCCACCAAAGCCCCCTACGCCCGGGCCGCCACCAAGGAATGGCTGCGGCAGATGGAAGGGGAACACGACGAGCTCTTCAAGCGGATCAAAGCCTCCTTCAAGCATATCCACGATGATACCTTTCTCGATCCGACGCGCTGGAAGAGAGAGGATATAACCGAGCAACTGAGCAACCGAGCAACCGAGTAA
- a CDS encoding arginyltransferase produces the protein MKQPNEDRLHPESTDFCMLDYDCAYLPGKKTRMYYRYIRDAAPEFVSAVIERGWRRFGNYFFHPICQGCNECKSLRIDVEAFRPTRSQKRAIKRNRDTHVIVQSPSLTPGHVALYNRYHAWKAEKDGWKHRDISEREYYENFVEGAHDFGYEVLYIRDNRLIGVDLIDVVEDGISAIYFYHDPDYARYSLGTHSLIYQIGLARRLGKRWIYLGYWVNGCKAFAYKTRFVPQEILDGFPTVEEEPNWEPFKLEE, from the coding sequence ATGAAGCAACCCAACGAAGACCGCCTCCATCCCGAGTCCACCGATTTTTGCATGCTGGACTACGACTGTGCCTACCTGCCCGGGAAAAAGACACGGATGTACTACCGTTATATCCGCGATGCCGCGCCCGAGTTTGTCTCGGCAGTGATCGAACGGGGGTGGCGGCGCTTCGGCAACTACTTTTTCCACCCCATCTGCCAGGGGTGCAACGAATGCAAAAGCCTGCGCATCGATGTGGAAGCCTTCCGCCCCACCCGCTCCCAGAAACGCGCCATCAAACGCAACCGCGACACCCACGTCATCGTCCAATCCCCCAGCCTCACCCCGGGGCACGTGGCGCTCTACAACCGCTACCACGCCTGGAAAGCCGAAAAGGACGGATGGAAGCACCGGGACATCAGCGAACGGGAATATTACGAAAATTTCGTCGAGGGGGCCCACGACTTCGGCTACGAAGTCCTCTACATCCGGGACAACCGGCTCATCGGCGTCGATCTGATCGATGTGGTGGAGGACGGTATCAGCGCCATCTACTTTTACCACGACCCCGATTACGCCCGCTACTCCCTGGGGACCCACAGCCTCATCTACCAGATCGGCCTGGCACGGCGCCTGGGTAAGCGTTGGATCTATCTGGGCTACTGGGTCAACGGCTGCAAAGCCTTCGCCTACAAAACCCGCTTCGTCCCCCAGGAGATCCTCGACGGCTTCCCCACCGTCGAAGAAGAGCCGAATTGGGAGCCTTTCAAACTGGAAGAGTAG
- a CDS encoding tRNA1(Val) (adenine(37)-N6)-methyltransferase has protein sequence MFLYQPPQGYCYNSDSIFLVDFIRRFKPKGKLLDVGCGVGIISLLLGRDYPVEVYLAEKQPKMLEYALHNFTLNGIEAHAYPGDFLEAQIEERFDLIVSNPPFYDPRVTQSEEESLNIARYAHHLPLEPFVERVRRLLRPRGRFILCYDAKQSDRLLAALREAKLTPETLRFVHPKLDREAKIVMVQARAGSKSLCRVLPPLVVFDASGSYTPEAAQAFERAATHSIKGLRE, from the coding sequence ATGTTTCTCTACCAACCGCCGCAGGGTTACTGCTACAACAGCGATTCGATCTTCCTCGTCGATTTTATCCGCCGCTTCAAACCCAAAGGCAAGCTCCTGGATGTGGGCTGCGGCGTGGGGATCATTTCGCTGCTGCTGGGGCGGGATTACCCCGTGGAGGTGTATCTTGCGGAGAAGCAGCCGAAGATGCTGGAGTATGCGCTGCACAATTTCACCCTCAACGGGATCGAGGCACACGCCTATCCCGGGGATTTTTTGGAAGCTCAGATCGAAGAGCGTTTCGACCTGATCGTCTCGAACCCTCCTTTCTATGACCCGAGGGTGACCCAGAGCGAAGAGGAGAGCCTCAACATCGCCCGCTACGCCCATCACCTCCCGCTGGAGCCCTTCGTGGAGCGGGTGCGCCGCTTGCTGAGGCCCAGGGGGCGCTTCATCCTCTGCTACGACGCCAAGCAGAGCGACCGGCTCCTGGCGGCGCTCAGGGAGGCGAAGCTCACCCCCGAGACCCTGCGTTTCGTCCATCCCAAGCTCGATCGGGAAGCGAAGATCGTGATGGTCCAGGCGAGGGCGGGTTCCAAATCCCTCTGCCGGGTCCTTCCGCCCCTGGTAGTCTTCGACGCGTCGGGAAGCTATACCCCCGAGGCGGCCCAGGCCTTCGAGCGGGCGGCGACCCACTCGATCAAAGGGCTGAGGGAGTGA
- a CDS encoding YkgJ family cysteine cluster protein translates to MSEATQGERLPIMEMAGYDFRFDPNACAACEGACCRGESGYIWMKYPEIEAMAEYLGMELEAFAGSYLRKVGHRYSLTEKKLGEGDYACIFFDEEKKRCSVYPVRPRQCRTFPFWEQFKGDEEEVRRECPGIL, encoded by the coding sequence ATGAGTGAAGCGACGCAGGGTGAACGCTTGCCGATTATGGAGATGGCGGGATATGATTTCCGCTTCGACCCCAATGCCTGCGCTGCGTGTGAGGGAGCCTGCTGCCGGGGGGAGAGCGGCTATATCTGGATGAAGTATCCCGAGATCGAAGCGATGGCGGAGTACCTGGGGATGGAGCTGGAAGCTTTCGCCGGAAGCTACCTGCGCAAAGTGGGCCACCGCTACTCCCTGACGGAAAAGAAGCTGGGGGAGGGGGATTACGCCTGTATCTTTTTCGATGAGGAGAAGAAGCGCTGCAGTGTCTACCCCGTGCGGCCCCGGCAGTGTAGGACTTTTCCTTTCTGGGAACAGTTCAAAGGCGATGAAGAGGAGGTACGACGCGAATGTCCCGGAATTCTCTGA
- the trpC gene encoding indole-3-glycerol phosphate synthase TrpC, with product MADILDEIIRKTRDDLERKKKEYSLDWLGRSLSFNPFVPRDVHPYLRSTPEDPYRIIAEVKKASPSKGIIREDFDPLVIAQAYEKGGASALSVLTEPHWFKGNVEYLGMIRRYVSIPLLRKDFIIDKYQLVEAVAYGADFVLLIAKALSRKELKELLEYTRHLGMEALVEIHDKADLVKAIFAGADIIGINHRNLETFEMDMSLSERLIPLIPNSKIIVAESGINDHETVKHLSEVGADAFLVGEHFMRQEDITGALRELKYGEQESE from the coding sequence ATGGCAGATATTTTGGATGAGATCATACGCAAGACCCGTGACGACCTGGAACGAAAGAAGAAGGAGTACTCCCTGGATTGGCTGGGGCGTTCCCTCTCTTTCAACCCCTTTGTGCCCAGGGATGTGCACCCCTACCTGCGCTCTACGCCCGAGGATCCCTACCGGATCATCGCCGAGGTGAAAAAGGCGAGCCCCTCCAAAGGGATCATTCGGGAGGATTTCGACCCGCTGGTCATCGCCCAGGCCTACGAGAAAGGAGGAGCGAGCGCGCTGTCGGTGTTGACCGAGCCTCATTGGTTCAAGGGGAACGTGGAGTATCTGGGGATGATCCGCCGCTATGTGAGCATCCCCCTGCTGCGCAAGGATTTCATCATCGACAAATACCAACTGGTCGAAGCGGTCGCCTATGGGGCCGATTTCGTCCTGCTCATCGCCAAGGCCCTCAGCCGCAAGGAGCTCAAAGAGCTGCTGGAGTACACCCGGCACCTGGGGATGGAGGCGCTGGTGGAGATCCACGACAAAGCCGACCTGGTCAAGGCGATCTTCGCCGGAGCCGATATCATCGGCATCAACCACCGCAACCTGGAGACTTTTGAGATGGATATGAGCCTCAGCGAAAGGCTCATCCCCCTCATCCCCAACTCCAAGATCATCGTCGCCGAAAGCGGCATCAACGATCACGAAACGGTCAAGCACCTCTCCGAAGTCGGCGCCGATGCCTTCCTGGTAGGCGAGCATTTTATGCGCCAGGAGGATATTACAGGGGCGCTGCGGGAGCTGAAGTACGGGGAGCAAGAAAGCGAATAA
- a CDS encoding nucleotidyltransferase family protein: protein MRLSEREIQTIKRVVAERMGSDAKIYLFGSRLDDTRKGGDIDLFILAEKVDLETKLLTRAKLKALLHKPVDIVCHQNFSRSIEQEALKGQLL from the coding sequence ATGCGGCTGAGTGAGCGGGAGATCCAGACAATCAAAAGAGTGGTTGCGGAGCGGATGGGAAGCGATGCGAAAATCTATCTCTTTGGCAGCCGGCTGGACGATACCCGCAAAGGGGGCGATATCGACCTCTTTATTCTCGCCGAAAAGGTCGATCTGGAGACCAAACTGCTGACAAGGGCCAAGCTGAAAGCCCTCCTGCATAAACCTGTCGATATCGTTTGTCATCAAAATTTCTCCCGATCCATAGAACAGGAGGCCCTGAAAGGGCAACTGCTGTAG
- a CDS encoding MBL fold metallo-hydrolase, translated as MKKITALWIFLGFLTANLFAWELPGYGNLHFERMGKSNVWIMHGPPEEPSVKNRGFMNNPAFVESEHGLIVIDPGGNYKVGRKILGEMEKVSRKPVIAIFNTHKHGDHWFANRAIAEKYPKAPIYAHPNMIKEVKAGEAEKWYGILDRLSHNLDGTKPFRYPDHELNDGQKITIDGQHFVIHHPKKAHTDTDILIEHKESNTLFLGDNVMKNRLGGFDSSSSILGNIELLEGIMKNGNYALYVPGHGPSGGKEETVGPFLRYLKVLKKWAQKAYDNDEDYYAYKKEAIKELGPIAKWDAFDHQMGKHLNKVYMEIEEKDMQ; from the coding sequence ATGAAAAAGATAACGGCTCTCTGGATCTTCTTGGGATTTCTGACGGCGAATCTCTTTGCGTGGGAACTTCCCGGTTACGGCAATCTCCATTTCGAGCGGATGGGCAAGAGCAATGTGTGGATTATGCACGGTCCCCCCGAAGAGCCCAGTGTGAAGAACCGGGGCTTTATGAACAATCCCGCCTTTGTCGAGAGTGAGCACGGCCTCATCGTGATCGATCCGGGCGGGAATTACAAAGTGGGCAGGAAGATCCTGGGAGAGATGGAGAAGGTGAGCCGCAAACCGGTTATCGCCATCTTCAACACCCACAAGCACGGGGATCACTGGTTCGCCAACCGGGCTATCGCCGAGAAATACCCCAAGGCCCCGATCTACGCCCATCCCAATATGATCAAGGAGGTCAAAGCAGGGGAGGCCGAGAAGTGGTACGGCATTCTCGACCGGCTCAGCCACAATCTTGACGGAACCAAACCCTTCCGCTATCCCGACCACGAGCTGAACGACGGGCAAAAGATCACCATCGACGGCCAGCACTTCGTCATCCATCATCCCAAAAAGGCCCATACGGATACCGATATCCTCATCGAGCACAAAGAGAGCAATACCCTTTTCCTGGGAGACAATGTGATGAAAAATCGCCTGGGAGGTTTCGATAGCAGCTCCAGCATATTGGGGAACATCGAGCTTCTGGAGGGGATTATGAAGAATGGGAACTACGCCCTCTACGTTCCAGGCCACGGACCCTCAGGCGGCAAAGAGGAGACGGTAGGGCCCTTTTTGCGCTATCTGAAGGTGCTCAAAAAGTGGGCTCAGAAGGCTTACGACAATGACGAGGATTACTACGCTTACAAAAAAGAGGCGATCAAGGAGCTGGGACCCATCGCCAAGTGGGATGCCTTCGACCATCAGATGGGCAAGCATCTGAACAAAGTTTATATGGAGATCGAAGAGAAGGATATGCAGTAG